The sequence AATGCTTGGTACTGAAAGTACTGCACTAAAGAATGAAGTACTGCTGCACCCAAACCTGTAACAAAAAAATAAATCAAAAACTTTTTTGCCCCCCAAACACGTTCTATAACTTGTCCGAATAACCACAAGGCATACATATTAAAAACCAAATGCATTAATCCGCCGTGCATAAACATATGTGTAATAACCTGGTATGGTTTGAACAGTTCGGATTTAAAAAAATACAGCCCAATTTCGCGAGCTACAATAACATTACTTGACGATTCAATTAAAAAAGAAACAGCAAAAACTGCGACATTAATTATTAACAGTCCTTTTACTGCTTGGGGGATATTTGATAAAATGTTTTGCTTTCTGTACATATCTTTTGTTTAATTTTATGCAAAAATACTAAAAGTTTCATAAATTACTTTCGTAACGGTAAATACTAAAAAATATTTAATATTTTTACAAAAAATAGATTGTCTTTTTATGGCTGCAAAACAAAATAATAATTCGGTTTGGAGAGTACGAGGAGCACATTTTCTCTCAATTGTAAGTATTACCATGGTGTTACTTATGATAGGAGTTGTTGCCTTAATGCTTTTTAATGCAAAAAAATTGTCAGATTATGCAAAAAAAAATATCGGCTTTACCGTATTTATTGAACACAACACAAAACCTGCCGAGATACAAAGGTTAGAAAATGCTCTTCAAATTGCTGAATATTCTGTTTCTGCAGAATTTGTTTCAAAAGAAAAAGCTGCACTTATTATGAAAGAGGAGCTGGGAAAAGACTTTACAAAAGTTCTGGGATATAATTCTTTGCCAAACTCAATTGAGGTAAAACTATACCCTGAATATACTTCCGAAGACAGTATTTTAAATATTAAAAACAAGTTGAAACGGTTTAGTTTTATAAAAGACATTTACTATCAACCCTCTTTAATTTCGTTTATAAATGATAACGTCAGAAAAATGAGTATTGTCGGCATTATTATTACTGCATTTCTGTTAATGATTGCCGTGAGTTTAATTAATAACACAATTCGCCTGTCTATTTTTTCAAAACGATTATTAATAAGAACCGCACAATTAGTAGGTGCAACAAAAAGTTATATAAGAAAACCGTTTATTATTAAAAGTATAATTTCGGGAATTTTAAGTGCTGCACTATCATCGTTGGTTTTGGTAATGTTAATACTGGTTTTGCAAGAAAACTTTGAAAACATAATTAGTTTTGAAGGTTTAATAGAAATTGTTGTGTTTATTTTTGTTTTCGGAATAATTATTACCGGAATTTCCGGAAGGTTTGCCGTAAGTAAATATCTTAACTTAAAAACTGATGATTTGCATTTTGAATACTAAACTTTCGGATCTCATTTCAGGTTGCAATTTCTTGCACGAAGCACCCTGTACATGTTCTGGATTGCTTGATTTTATCAAAATTCAAAAACGGATAAGAATTTTTGCAGCCTTAAATAATATTTTAAAAGTATTTCAGTTGTATAATTTGTATTATATTTGCAAAAAACAGACAATTAATATCATATTTTATGAAAGATAGTTCACAAAAATCAGGCTTTGCTTTGGGAAAGCAAAACTATTATTTACTTGCCTTCGGTTTCGTAATAATAATTGCTGGTTTTCTGTTAATGATAGGCGGCGGAACAGATGACCCGAACATTTTCAATGAAAAAGAACTGTTCAGTTTCAGGCGGGTAACCCTAGCTCCGATAATAATTCTTTTCGGCTTTGTATTTGAAATTTATGCAATAATGAAAAAGCCTAAGGAAACAGAAGAATAATTCATCTTCAAAATCATTATTTTTTAATAACGGTATTAAAACAAATAAATGGATTGGATAGAAGCCCTTGTTTTGGGACTTATTCAGGGGTTAACCGAGTTTTTGCCTGTCAGCAGCAGCGGACATCTTGAAATAGCAAAAGTAATATTCGGCGACAATTCTTTACCCCAAGAGAGTTTAATTTTTACCGTAGTTTTGCATTTTGCAACAGCATTAAGCACCCTTGTTGTTTTCAGAAAAGAAGTTTTTGAAATAATTAAAGGACTATTTCAACTTAAAGTAAATGAAGAGTTTATTTTTTCGGTTAAGATAATTGTTTCAATGATCCCGGCTGCAATAATCGGTTACTTCTTTGAAGAACAGTTAGAATCTCTTTTTTCCGGACGCATTATGATGGTCGGATTTATGTTGCTGATTACTGCCCTGTTGTTGATTTTAGCAGATAAAGCAAAAACAACCGAAAAAAAAGTTTCCTTTTTAGGTGCTTTAATAATCGGAGTTTCGCAAGCAATTGCGATGTTGCCGGGCATTTCTCGATCGGGAGCAACGATATCTACTTCTGTTTTGCTTGGAGTTGACAGAGAAAAAGCTGCACGATTTTCTTTTTTAATGGTTGTTCCGTTAATTCTCGGAAAAGTTGCAAAAGATATTCTCGGAGGAGGAATACAATTTGAAAATTCACAATTTACAAGTCTAGGCATAGGCTTCGTTTCTGCATTTATTGCCGGTTTATTAGCATGCAGCTGGATGATATCAATTGTTAAACGCAGCAAACTAAGTTATTTTGCTGTATATTGCTTGATTATAGGAATTCTTGCAATATCGTATGCTTTGTTTTTTATATAAAGTAAAATAATCTTTTATGTCTTCAGAATTAACTGATTTTCAAAACGGTAAGTTAATATTAATTGATAAGTATAAAGACTGGACATCTTTTGATATAGTAAATAAAATCAGGAGTTCGTTAAAATACCGCTTCAACATAAAAAAAATAAAAGTCGGACATGCCGGAACTCTAGACCCTTTAGCAACCGGATTATTAATTGTAGGGACAGGAAAAAAAACAAAAGAATTACAAATACACCAAGATGCCCCAAAAGAATATTTGACAACAATTAAACTCGGAGCGACAACTCCTTCTTTTGATTTAGAAACGGAGGTCGATGAAACTTTTTCAATAAATGAATTAACAAACGAAAAAATAGAAGGTGTTATTTTAAGCTTTAAAGGAAAACAAAAACAAATACCCTCTTCTTATTCCGCTAAATGGATAAACGGTAAAAGAGCTTATGACAGTGCTCGAAAGGGTATTAAAGTTGAATTAAAACCGGCAGATATTGAAATCTATAATATTGAAATAATTAAAATAAATCTTCCAAATATTGAATTAAGAATTAATTGCAGCAAAGGAACCTATATAAGGGCAATAGCAAGAGATATAGGGAGAAAACTTAATAACGGAGCACATTTAACAATGCTAAAAAGAACAAAAATAGGAGAATATTTTGTTGAAGATGCAATAACAGTTGATGAGTTTCAAAAATTATTGTAACTTTGCGGGTCTTTTCTATTATATATATTATATTTATATGAAATTATCACAATTTATATACGACTTACCGAAAGAATTAATTGCCCAATATCCGGCAGAAAACAGGGATGATTCTCGTTTATTGGTATTACACAAAAAAAGCGGAAAGATTGAACATAAAATCTTTAAGGACGTTATAAATTATTTTAATACGAACGACTTATTTGTTTTTAATAATACAAGAGTTTTTCCGGCACGCTTAAAAGGTATAAAAGAAAAAACAGGAGCAAAAATAGAAGTTTTTCTTTTGAGAGAACTTAACAGAAAGCAGCGTTTGTGGGATGTTTTAGTAAGCCCGGCAAGAAAAATAAGAATAGGAAATAAACTATATTTCGGCGATTCGGAAACATTAGTCGCAGAAGTTATTGACAATACAACTTCAAGAGGTCGGACTCTTCGTTTTTTATATGACGGTGATTATGACGAGTTTAAAGAAACGCTTACAAACCTCGGAGAAACCCCTTTGCCTTCCTTTGTCGGCAGACCCACAGAGCCGGAGGACAGTGAAAGGTACCAAACAATCTTTGCAAAAGAAGAAGGTGCTGTTGCTGCTCCTACCGCAGGGCTCCATTTCAGCAAAATTCTGCTAAAAAAGTTTGAAATAAAAGGAATAAAAACAATCTCTATTACTTTACATGTCGGCTTGGGAAATTTCAGAACCATAAATGTTGAAGATTTAACAAAACACAAAATGGATAACGAACAAATTGAAGTTATCCAAGATACTGCAAATATTGTTAATTATGCCAAAAGTAATAAACATAAAATTTGTGCCGTCGGAACAACGGTTATCAGAACGTTAGAAAGTGCCGTTACTGTAACCGGCTTACTGAAACCCTACAGCGGATGGACAAATAAATTTGTTTTCCCCCCTTACGATTTCCTTTTAGCAGATGCTATGATTACAAACTTTCATTTGCCGAAATCAATTCCGTTAATGTCGGCATCAGCGTTCGGAGGATATAAAAATATAATGAAGGCATATAAAGTTGCAATCAAAGAAGGGTATAAATTCGGAACGTACGGAGATGCAATGTTAATAATATAATGCTTTATTTTTGACAATAAATCTGCTTAACATTTTAGAGAACACGCTTTTACAAAAAATAAAACCAACCCGTTTTTTGGGAAACCCCTGACATACAACAATATGCCGGCTCTTGTATTATAACAGCAAAGCAATTCACTTCTCTGCAACTTACAAAAACACTTTCAGATAATGTTAAAAAACACACCGACAAGGGTGTCCTTCTAGTTGCTAGGACAATACGCTCTGCCGACGCGACTAGTACCTCTGTATGATAAATATCATTGAAAAGACTTTGTAGTTTTCATAACTTTATCATTGAAAACTATAAAAAATGAATTTTATGAATCTGACAGAAATAAGAAACGAAAGAACGCAACTTTTAAATTATCTGTGGGACTTTCAAAAACAAAACGGGTATATCAGCACTTCAGATATTAAAAAATTATCACAAGAACTTGGTATATCTTGGATTGAAATAGAAGGCGTAATTTCATTTTACCACTTTTTTAAAAGAAAACCGACAGGAAAATATACTATTTATTTAAACAACAGTATGATTTCTGAGTTAAAAGGGTTTCATAAAATAAAAGAAGCTTTTGAAAAAGAAACCGAAACAAGCTTCGGAACAACAGATGCAACCGGTACTTTCAGCCTGTTTGAAACGGCCTGTATCGGCTTAAGCGACCAAGAACCCGCAGCATTAATAAACTTCAAACCGGTTATTAATCTTACCCCTAAAAAAGTAAAAGAAATAATAGGCCGGCTTAAAAAAGGCGGCAATCTTGATGAAATAGAAGACACTCCCAAAGACCGTATCATCTACAAAAATGATAAAGGAGAAGCCGTTCTTTTCCGAGATTACAATGAAGGCGAAGCTGTAATGAAGCTGATAAAAAAAAGACCGGAAGAAGTAATTGAAGAAATTAAAGAGTCAGGGTTATCCGGCAGAGGCGGAGCTTTTTTCCCGACAGGTCTAAAGTGGGAGTTTGCAAAACAATCTCACGGACTTCAAAAATATGTTATTTGCAATGCCGACGAAGGAGAACCCGGAACATTTAAAGACAGGGTGTTAATAAATCAGTTGCCGGGCTTGTTAATTGAAGGAATGATTACCGGAGCCTATGCAGTCGGTGCCTCAAAAGGTATTATTTATTTAAGAGCGGAATATAGGTATTTAAGAAAAAAACTGGAGAATACCATAAATCGTTTCTACAAAATAGGATTATTAGGAGAAAACATACTCGGAAAAAATTTTGATTTTGACCTAAGTATTATGCAAGGTGCCGGAGCGTATGTTTGCGGAGAAGAAACAGCTTTAATAGAATCATTAGAAGGACACAGAGGAGGCCCCAGAACAAAAGTTTATTTCCCTGTTGAAAAAGGTTACTTAGAAAAACCTACAGTTGTAAATAATGTTGAAACATTCTGTGTTGCCGCACGAATAATGGAATACGGAAGTGTCTTTTACAGTTCAAAAGGAACAGCAAAAACAAAAGGAACAAAATTACTTTCAATTTCAGGAGACTGTAATAAACCCGGAATCTATGAAATCGAATGGGGAATGACGATTCAAGAAATGCTCGACCTTTGCGAAGCAAAAGATACAAACTACATTCAATTCAGCGGACCCTCGGGAACCGTTCTTACAAAAAAAGATTTTAAAAGAAAGATTTCAGGAGAAGATTTAATTTGCGGAGGTTCGGTTATGATATTTAATTCAAAAGTTGACATTTTTGATATTCTCACTAATTTTTCTAACTTCTTTATTGCTGAATCTTGCGGACTTTGTACTCCGTGCAGAGCCGGAAACTATTTAATAGGAAAACGCTTAGAAAGAATAAAAAACAATGATGCAACAATGGAAGAAATTGAGGAAATTAAAGGCTGGAGTAAAGTTTTAAAAGATACCAGCAGGTGCGGACTGGGAAAAACCTCAACTAATTTTATAACAGATGCCATTGAAAAGTTTCCCGATTTATTTAAGAAGAAAGCTTTGAAGCATAAAGAATTTGATCTTTCGGCTGCGTTAAACGATTATTACGATACTGTAAAAAATAACTAAAATGGAACAAAGAATAGTAAACATAAAAATAGACGGCAAAGAATTCCAGGCAGTTGAAGGACAATCTCTTATAGAGGCTGCAAAGAACAGCGGGTTCTATATACCCACACTTTGCCATTTTAAAGAAATTTATCCGCCGCTCGGAACATGCAGAGTTTGCACGGTTAATATTAACGGAAAACCCGATACGGCCTGCACCCGAAAAGTATTCGACGGAATGAATGTTGAAGTTAATACTCCCGACGTTTTAGATAACAGAAAAGCAATTATTGAAATGCTTTTTGCAGAAGGAAACCACTATTGTCCGGCATGTGCAAAAAGCGGTGATTGCGAACTTCAAAGAAAAGGTTATGAAATGGGTGTTGCATACACGCGCTTTCCCCATCTTTTTGAAGAAAGACCGAGAGATTTTAAATCAGACCGAATTTTTATGGAACATAACAGATGTATTTTATGCAAACGCTGTGTTCACGAGGTTAAAACATCAAAAGGCGATAATGTATTCTATTTTCAAAACAGAGGACACAACATGCTGGTCGGAATTGATTATGAAAAAGAAAAAGAGTTAACAGACGAGGAAGTTTTAAGAGCAGCAAACCTTTGTCCGGTAGGAGCAATTATTGCAAAAGGAAAAACAATTGCAAAACCATTCGGAGACAGAAAATTTGACGATGATAAAAACATTAAATGGATTGAAGGTAAGGAACTTGACATTAAAATTCCGAAAGACGGAAAGAAAAAAATAGTTGCAACAACCTCATTAGCCGGTTGTTTCGGATGTCATATGTCATTGCTTGATATTGATTTAGGAATACTGGATATTTTTGAACTTGTTGAATTCAATAAATCCCCCCTAACAGACATTAAAAATTTCACAAAAGAATGTGATATCGGAATTATTGAAGGCGGCGTTGCAAACTCTGAAAACTTTGAAGTATTAAAAGAGTTCAGAAAAAAATGTAAAGTAATTGTTGCTCTCGGAGAATGTGCCGTTTGGGGAGGAATGCCAGCAATGAGAAATACATTACCGCTCAAAGATTGTTTAGAAGAAGCATATTTAAATTCAATTTCAAGTGAGAATAACGAAAATATTATTCCGTACCATGAAGATCTTCCAAAATTGCTCAATAAAGTTTATTCAACAAAAGATATTATAAAAATAGATTATTTCATTCCGGGCTGTCCGCCAAATGCTGAACATATCTGGAAAGTCGTTAAAAATATTCTGTTCGGGGCAGGAGAAAAAGTTGCATACAAAGAATTTAAATACGACTAACTTAACAAAAGTTATATAAAGTTTTACTTTTAATTTTTTAACTGAAGAAAGAATGGGCAAAAAAATAGTAATAGAACCTGTTACCAGAGTCGAAGGACACGGAAAAGTAACTATACAACTTGATGATAACGGAAACGTAAAAGATTCTAAATTTCATATAGTTGAATTCAGAGGTTTTGAAAAATTTATTCAAGGTCATCCCTATTGGCAAGCTCCGGTTATTGTTCAAAGGCTTTGCGGAATTTGTCCGGTAAGTCATCATTTGGCAGCGGCAAAAGCAATAGATCAAATTGTAGGAATTGACCCCGAAGATTTATCTCCTACAGCCTCAAAAATCAGAAAATTATTGCACTACGGACAAGTATTCCAATCCCATGCTTTGCACTTCTTTTATTTAGCTGCCCCTGATTTGCTTTTCGGTGTAGATGCTGATCCTACAATTAGAAATGTTGTCGGAGTTGCACAAGAACATCCCGAATTGGCAAAAAAAGGAATTTTAATGCGAAAATTCGGTCAAGAAATGATTAAAGCAATTGCAGGTAAAAAAATTCACGGTATTGCCGCCGTTCCCGGAGGTGTTCACAAAAACCTTCACAAAAGCGAAATTGACTATTTTCTTAACGGAAAAGATGTTCCGAGTATTGATACAATGATTGAATGGTCTTTGGAAGTTATTGATTTTATGAAAGGTTATCATAAAGAACATGCCGCATTTTTAGATACTTTTGCAGCATATCCTTCGGGGCATCTCGGCTTAGTTTCAAAAGACGGCTCAGGAGCATTAGATTTATACGACGGAAAATTAAGAGCAATTGACAGCACCGGAAATATTACATTAAATGATGTTCCCGATTTCCAATATCATAAATATTTTAATGAAGATGTTGAAAGGTGGTCGTATATGAAATTTCCTTATATTAAACATCTCGGCAGAAAAAACGGTTGGAACAGAGTCGGGCCGTTAGCCAGAATGAATGTTTGTAAGTCTATTGATACTCCTCTTGCAGAAAAAGAAAGAAAAGAATTTACGGAATACACAAAAGGAAAACCGAACAATATGACAATGCACACACATTATGCACGTTTAATTGAGATTTTACACTCGGCAGAAAAAATGAAAGAATTGCTTCACGACGAAGATATTATGGGGGATGAGTTAGTACGAGAAGGAATCAGAAGAAGCGAAGGTGTTGGGGTTATTGAAGCACCTCGAGGAACCTTAATGCACCACTATAAAGTTGATAAACAAGGAAAAATCACAAAATGTAATTTAATTGTTTCAACAACTCATAATAATGACCCGATGAACAAAGCTGTAGGTTGGGTTGCCCAAAATGTAATTGACAAGCAAAAAGAAATTACCGAAGGTATGCTAAATCAAGTTGAGGTTGCAATAAGGGCTTATGACCCTTGTTTAAGTTGTGCAACCCATGCAATGGGAAAAATGCCGCTACAACTTTCTATTTTCGACAACGAAGGAAAATTAATTGATGAAAAATTTAAATCATAAAAAAACAATGATTTTCGGAATAGGAAACTCAGCCCGACAAGATGACGGTTTGGGTTGGGCTTTTCTTGATGAGATTGAAAAGACCTCAAAATTTAAAGGAGAACTTCATTACCGCTATCAATTAAACATTGAAGATGCCGAAACAGTTTCTAAGGCCGAACAGATTCTTTTTGTTGATGCTAACAGCGAAACCTTAAAAGATAGCTGTGTTTTTGAAGAGTGCAAATTAAACGGTGAAATAACTTTTACAACACACGCATTAGACCCGGGAGCAATTTTGGCTTTATGCAAAGATGTTTACGATAAACAACCCAAAGCCTATGTGTTAAGAATAAGAGGCTTCGGCTGGGACTTAGGCGAAGGACTAAGCACACAAGGCAAACAAAACCTTAAAGATGCACTAAAATTAATGAAGGGGATAACATAATTTTACATGATTGTATTTTAAAAGGTTGCCCTTGTTGACAACCGTTTTTATTTTAAATGTTTTTACTGCCGTCGAAAGAAAAAATGACAATAAAACAAGCACAAAAAACAATTGATAATTGGATTAAAGAAGTAGGTGTAAGGTATTTTAATGAATTAACAAATATGGCTCTTCTAACCGAAGAGGTAGGCGAACTTGCCAGAATTATTGCCAGAACATACGGAGAGCAATCATTTAAAGAAACAGAAAAAAATAAAGATTTATCGGAAGAAATTGCTGACGTTTTTTTTGTTTTAATATGTATTGCTAATCAAACAGGAATCGACTTAACGGATGCATTGCAAAAAAGCTTAAAAAAGAAAACAAAAAGAGACTCTCTCAGACATAAGAATAATGAAAAGCTAAAGTAATTCTTCTTGCCGAATACAGTATATTTAATAATTTTACCGTTCTCAAAATTAACTTATGGGCTTAAAGTGTGTTCATTGCGGAGAAGATTGCGGAAAAAATCCTATTATGCGGAACGATATACCGTTCTGTTGTAACGGCTGTAAAACAGTTTGCCAACTAATAAACCAAAATAAACTTTACAAATATTATAATCTTGAAGACAGCCCCGGAATAAAAATAGAAACACAAGATTTTGACAATAAATATGCTTATCTCGATAAAGATGAAGTAAAAGAAAAGCTTTATGAGTTTAAAGAAGGCAACATTGTAAAAGTTACTTTTTATGTTCCGACAATACACTGTGTTTCATGTGTTTGGCTTTTAGAAAACTTACATACTTTAAACAACGGAATTTCTTTTTCAATGGTAAACTTTATAAAAAAGGAAGTTTCCGTTACTTTTAATGAAAAAGAAATATCACTCAGGCAAGTAGTGGAGCTAATGTCTTCAATTCATTATATTCCTAAAATAACATTGGAAGAAAGGAATAAATACGATGAAAGAAAAGAAGAAAATAAAAGGTTGTTAAAAAAAATAGGTGTTGCAGGCTTTGCTTTCGGAAATACAATGTTGCTGAGTTTTCCCGAATATATTCAAGGAAGTTTCGGCT comes from Bacteroidales bacterium and encodes:
- a CDS encoding rhomboid family intramembrane serine protease; translation: MYRKQNILSNIPQAVKGLLIINVAVFAVSFLIESSSNVIVAREIGLYFFKSELFKPYQVITHMFMHGGLMHLVFNMYALWLFGQVIERVWGAKKFLIYFFVTGLGAAVLHSLVQYFQYQALVSGVSPEGLDMFSQINLRTAESIMFVPTVGASGAVFGILLAFGMLFPNVELQLMFVPIPIKAKFFVIGYGALELLLGINNAEGDNIAHFAHLGGMLFGFILIKIWGKGKGPKSNFYTPY
- a CDS encoding permease-like cell division protein FtsX; the protein is MAAKQNNNSVWRVRGAHFLSIVSITMVLLMIGVVALMLFNAKKLSDYAKKNIGFTVFIEHNTKPAEIQRLENALQIAEYSVSAEFVSKEKAALIMKEELGKDFTKVLGYNSLPNSIEVKLYPEYTSEDSILNIKNKLKRFSFIKDIYYQPSLISFINDNVRKMSIVGIIITAFLLMIAVSLINNTIRLSIFSKRLLIRTAQLVGATKSYIRKPFIIKSIISGILSAALSSLVLVMLILVLQENFENIISFEGLIEIVVFIFVFGIIITGISGRFAVSKYLNLKTDDLHFEY
- a CDS encoding DUF3098 domain-containing protein; the protein is MKDSSQKSGFALGKQNYYLLAFGFVIIIAGFLLMIGGGTDDPNIFNEKELFSFRRVTLAPIIILFGFVFEIYAIMKKPKETEE
- a CDS encoding undecaprenyl-diphosphate phosphatase; the protein is MDWIEALVLGLIQGLTEFLPVSSSGHLEIAKVIFGDNSLPQESLIFTVVLHFATALSTLVVFRKEVFEIIKGLFQLKVNEEFIFSVKIIVSMIPAAIIGYFFEEQLESLFSGRIMMVGFMLLITALLLILADKAKTTEKKVSFLGALIIGVSQAIAMLPGISRSGATISTSVLLGVDREKAARFSFLMVVPLILGKVAKDILGGGIQFENSQFTSLGIGFVSAFIAGLLACSWMISIVKRSKLSYFAVYCLIIGILAISYALFFI
- the truB gene encoding tRNA pseudouridine(55) synthase TruB, whose protein sequence is MSSELTDFQNGKLILIDKYKDWTSFDIVNKIRSSLKYRFNIKKIKVGHAGTLDPLATGLLIVGTGKKTKELQIHQDAPKEYLTTIKLGATTPSFDLETEVDETFSINELTNEKIEGVILSFKGKQKQIPSSYSAKWINGKRAYDSARKGIKVELKPADIEIYNIEIIKINLPNIELRINCSKGTYIRAIARDIGRKLNNGAHLTMLKRTKIGEYFVEDAITVDEFQKLL
- the queA gene encoding tRNA preQ1(34) S-adenosylmethionine ribosyltransferase-isomerase QueA; translated protein: MKLSQFIYDLPKELIAQYPAENRDDSRLLVLHKKSGKIEHKIFKDVINYFNTNDLFVFNNTRVFPARLKGIKEKTGAKIEVFLLRELNRKQRLWDVLVSPARKIRIGNKLYFGDSETLVAEVIDNTTSRGRTLRFLYDGDYDEFKETLTNLGETPLPSFVGRPTEPEDSERYQTIFAKEEGAVAAPTAGLHFSKILLKKFEIKGIKTISITLHVGLGNFRTINVEDLTKHKMDNEQIEVIQDTANIVNYAKSNKHKICAVGTTVIRTLESAVTVTGLLKPYSGWTNKFVFPPYDFLLADAMITNFHLPKSIPLMSASAFGGYKNIMKAYKVAIKEGYKFGTYGDAMLII
- a CDS encoding NAD(P)H-dependent oxidoreductase subunit E; protein product: MNLTEIRNERTQLLNYLWDFQKQNGYISTSDIKKLSQELGISWIEIEGVISFYHFFKRKPTGKYTIYLNNSMISELKGFHKIKEAFEKETETSFGTTDATGTFSLFETACIGLSDQEPAALINFKPVINLTPKKVKEIIGRLKKGGNLDEIEDTPKDRIIYKNDKGEAVLFRDYNEGEAVMKLIKKRPEEVIEEIKESGLSGRGGAFFPTGLKWEFAKQSHGLQKYVICNADEGEPGTFKDRVLINQLPGLLIEGMITGAYAVGASKGIIYLRAEYRYLRKKLENTINRFYKIGLLGENILGKNFDFDLSIMQGAGAYVCGEETALIESLEGHRGGPRTKVYFPVEKGYLEKPTVVNNVETFCVAARIMEYGSVFYSSKGTAKTKGTKLLSISGDCNKPGIYEIEWGMTIQEMLDLCEAKDTNYIQFSGPSGTVLTKKDFKRKISGEDLICGGSVMIFNSKVDIFDILTNFSNFFIAESCGLCTPCRAGNYLIGKRLERIKNNDATMEEIEEIKGWSKVLKDTSRCGLGKTSTNFITDAIEKFPDLFKKKALKHKEFDLSAALNDYYDTVKNN
- a CDS encoding 2Fe-2S iron-sulfur cluster-binding protein → MEQRIVNIKIDGKEFQAVEGQSLIEAAKNSGFYIPTLCHFKEIYPPLGTCRVCTVNINGKPDTACTRKVFDGMNVEVNTPDVLDNRKAIIEMLFAEGNHYCPACAKSGDCELQRKGYEMGVAYTRFPHLFEERPRDFKSDRIFMEHNRCILCKRCVHEVKTSKGDNVFYFQNRGHNMLVGIDYEKEKELTDEEVLRAANLCPVGAIIAKGKTIAKPFGDRKFDDDKNIKWIEGKELDIKIPKDGKKKIVATTSLAGCFGCHMSLLDIDLGILDIFELVEFNKSPLTDIKNFTKECDIGIIEGGVANSENFEVLKEFRKKCKVIVALGECAVWGGMPAMRNTLPLKDCLEEAYLNSISSENNENIIPYHEDLPKLLNKVYSTKDIIKIDYFIPGCPPNAEHIWKVVKNILFGAGEKVAYKEFKYD
- a CDS encoding Ni/Fe hydrogenase subunit alpha, with amino-acid sequence MGKKIVIEPVTRVEGHGKVTIQLDDNGNVKDSKFHIVEFRGFEKFIQGHPYWQAPVIVQRLCGICPVSHHLAAAKAIDQIVGIDPEDLSPTASKIRKLLHYGQVFQSHALHFFYLAAPDLLFGVDADPTIRNVVGVAQEHPELAKKGILMRKFGQEMIKAIAGKKIHGIAAVPGGVHKNLHKSEIDYFLNGKDVPSIDTMIEWSLEVIDFMKGYHKEHAAFLDTFAAYPSGHLGLVSKDGSGALDLYDGKLRAIDSTGNITLNDVPDFQYHKYFNEDVERWSYMKFPYIKHLGRKNGWNRVGPLARMNVCKSIDTPLAEKERKEFTEYTKGKPNNMTMHTHYARLIEILHSAEKMKELLHDEDIMGDELVREGIRRSEGVGVIEAPRGTLMHHYKVDKQGKITKCNLIVSTTHNNDPMNKAVGWVAQNVIDKQKEITEGMLNQVEVAIRAYDPCLSCATHAMGKMPLQLSIFDNEGKLIDEKFKS
- a CDS encoding hydrogenase maturation protease; protein product: MKNLNHKKTMIFGIGNSARQDDGLGWAFLDEIEKTSKFKGELHYRYQLNIEDAETVSKAEQILFVDANSETLKDSCVFEECKLNGEITFTTHALDPGAILALCKDVYDKQPKAYVLRIRGFGWDLGEGLSTQGKQNLKDALKLMKGIT
- a CDS encoding nucleotide pyrophosphohydrolase is translated as MTIKQAQKTIDNWIKEVGVRYFNELTNMALLTEEVGELARIIARTYGEQSFKETEKNKDLSEEIADVFFVLICIANQTGIDLTDALQKSLKKKTKRDSLRHKNNEKLK